One window of the Chryseobacterium sp. CY350 genome contains the following:
- the menC gene encoding o-succinylbenzoate synthase — MKAEYYRYLLKFKRPSGTSRGVLYEKETFILEISENERKGTGECAIFRGLSHDDRPDYEEKLKWLCENIQADHQFLKEELKDFPSIWFGYEQALLNLTHGGDLYYPSEFTEGKSSMMINGLIWMGDIGYMEEQIQEKLKEGFHCIKLKIGVDWESEHKILQKLRKKFSHSKLELRVDANGGFSQVEAKKVLQQLADLNIHSIEQPIKSGDWNSMAELCASTPTPIALDEELIGVIHHSEKHRLLEKINPQFIILKPSLIGGFAGSDEWIALADQKSIGWWITSALESNIGLNAIAQYTFTKNNTMPQGLGTGGLFTNNFQSALELKGDQIFFKK; from the coding sequence ATGAAAGCAGAATATTATAGATATTTATTAAAATTCAAACGCCCGAGTGGAACATCTCGCGGCGTTTTGTATGAAAAGGAAACCTTTATTCTGGAAATTTCAGAGAACGAAAGAAAAGGTACAGGAGAATGTGCAATTTTCAGAGGGTTGAGCCATGATGACCGTCCAGATTATGAAGAAAAATTAAAATGGCTTTGTGAAAATATTCAGGCTGATCACCAGTTTTTAAAAGAAGAATTAAAAGATTTTCCTTCCATTTGGTTTGGTTACGAGCAGGCTCTGTTAAATCTAACGCATGGTGGAGATCTTTATTACCCAAGTGAATTTACAGAAGGAAAATCTTCAATGATGATTAATGGTCTCATCTGGATGGGCGATATTGGTTATATGGAAGAGCAAATTCAGGAAAAGCTGAAAGAAGGTTTTCATTGTATAAAACTAAAAATAGGAGTCGATTGGGAATCTGAACATAAAATTCTACAAAAATTAAGGAAAAAATTTTCACATAGTAAACTGGAACTGCGTGTTGACGCCAATGGCGGTTTTTCTCAAGTTGAAGCAAAAAAAGTGTTGCAACAACTGGCAGATTTAAATATTCATTCGATCGAACAGCCAATAAAGTCCGGTGACTGGAATTCGATGGCTGAACTTTGTGCCAGTACTCCCACGCCAATTGCTTTAGATGAAGAGTTGATTGGTGTTATACATCATAGCGAAAAACATCGTTTATTAGAGAAAATAAATCCGCAGTTTATCATTCTTAAACCATCATTAATAGGTGGATTCGCAGGGTCTGATGAATGGATAGCACTTGCTGATCAGAAAAGTATTGGATGGTGGATTACTTCCGCACTAGAAAGTAATATAGGGCTTAATGCTATCGCACAATATACATTTACAAAAAATAATACGATGCCTCAAGGCTTGGGAACCGGAGGATTATTTACCAATAATTTTCAGAGTGCTCTAGAATTAAAAGGCGACCAAATCTTTTTTAAAAAATAA
- a CDS encoding AsmA family protein — MKSKSLKKKIQYYVIAFLGILFFMSGLLYFVIIQRFKESVKFIVHNQTNGQYIFNAGSAEVSLWSKSLLLEKSVLVCKDTTKANSYYNVKLSKLKFSLTSWNALLFKNKILVDSLEIINPEVQVYSNSKRRLKNKTAFRPSDILSFLEKTQQSFNLSNLSIKNASISYKQGKKEAINIKNINLSIRNFKKVNNDDSHLLGSDHIDLSVGKQTISLPDQNLTVAFSSVRFNSKNQYFNVDSLLIDQQDDRKNGRMEFKADRFSFNSKHLPATYQKEQLLLDTVRCSNPVMTFYDHKNKIKRNSTQRSKAKNEIFNLINIKFFEIENASLVQKRADGTLKNSAGKTANLTVYNLSLRTRKDPKITLDSVHLNMDQIAFFSKDSLHKLTIEEFSFRNNDIIFRHVNYRPTTQQKIQKAMVFSAPSLILRNVNLEALLKKKLVADQAELLKPVIIIDQKKRTTDQKTRSKIVKDKKNTSFFLTLHQMKEMINVDQLVILDGTINYNISSKSHIALHAKNLNAKIILNKTLKSDSLVDIKHSIHKLEIGDIYLRSDKFLLNINNYKFAGLYRENWAKNLKFQQNKNAVEAKNIYWKAFDWDLFQKSEIIKVDSLYINTLISDINNSPKKTVSRHKKNLPPIRVAKMKIDKFLFSRKTAKDFIGFSGNNISVTDVRSHANYFTWKDVSLDISNFRLLGEHAKGNIAKIYIKNNLGSIHDLSFISNSDKGFQKISLPALFFNGKFNSTKPEVIAFESVSADKGQIEIYAKGKSNSQSFHVPRTPVQIKSLEINNLNINYIKQKNEELFKYKGVVNLAAQNIRSFNENSQMLKSDDLRITVLNSNVDGEKFQLNVPKLSLHLNGWNVFRKNDLTTISSSVLVDWSGASFKFQKDSMRLQANGNSGSFVDNEFLFNEATRFNIEKILQKVNFKGGKIVYKNAAITADIEKYGWNSSKNTFNLTNLNLHPVISREIFFKNSKFQDNYLELQGDSISLSLAKAGRFSKDSAISLKKITLDGLHVIVSRDKTLPRKPAAHKLMPTQLISSIKQPFSVDTISLKNNSVVYKEFEVKSKAWSEIPFSSLNGNIINLSNQASRKDSLELNISGNLFRSDIKRFSYKESYADSLAGFVANVHFTGIDLREFSNISRPMGSLDISSGYADNLYSSWSGNQYAATGTMNFSYNQLKVKFLNPEGKNGWHLSSKVKTFAANLIIPNSHHKSSMMFVERDANKFVFNYWIKMQISGIMSTFGLKSDKKYQKKYNENHERYGLPRINPTISND, encoded by the coding sequence ATGAAATCGAAAAGTCTGAAAAAAAAAATACAGTATTATGTTATTGCTTTTTTAGGCATTCTTTTTTTCATGTCGGGACTGCTATATTTTGTCATTATTCAACGATTCAAGGAAAGTGTAAAGTTTATTGTTCATAACCAAACGAATGGTCAGTATATTTTCAATGCCGGGAGCGCTGAAGTTTCCCTATGGTCAAAATCTCTTTTACTTGAGAAATCTGTGCTGGTTTGCAAAGACACCACTAAAGCAAATTCTTATTACAACGTAAAATTATCAAAACTAAAATTTTCTCTCACTTCCTGGAATGCATTGTTGTTTAAAAACAAGATCCTGGTTGACAGCCTGGAAATCATCAATCCGGAAGTTCAAGTCTATTCAAATTCAAAAAGAAGATTAAAAAATAAAACTGCTTTTCGGCCGTCCGACATCTTATCTTTTCTGGAGAAAACCCAGCAATCTTTTAACCTGAGCAATCTTTCGATAAAGAATGCATCTATTAGCTACAAACAAGGTAAAAAAGAAGCTATTAATATTAAAAACATTAATTTATCAATCAGGAATTTTAAAAAAGTTAATAATGACGACAGCCATTTACTGGGTTCAGATCATATAGATCTCTCTGTTGGAAAACAAACTATTTCCCTGCCTGATCAAAATCTTACCGTTGCCTTCAGTTCCGTTCGTTTCAATAGTAAAAATCAATATTTCAACGTCGATTCATTGCTGATTGATCAACAAGATGACCGTAAAAACGGACGGATGGAATTTAAAGCAGACCGTTTCAGTTTTAATTCTAAACATCTTCCTGCCACATATCAAAAAGAACAGCTGCTGCTTGACACGGTGAGATGTAGCAATCCGGTGATGACTTTTTATGATCATAAAAATAAAATAAAGCGAAACAGTACACAACGCAGCAAGGCAAAAAATGAAATATTTAATCTGATCAACATTAAATTTTTTGAAATAGAAAATGCGTCTTTAGTCCAAAAAAGAGCTGACGGAACGTTGAAAAATTCAGCAGGGAAAACTGCTAATTTGACGGTTTACAATCTATCTCTCAGAACACGAAAAGATCCAAAGATCACTTTAGACAGTGTACATTTGAATATGGATCAAATTGCCTTTTTTTCAAAAGACAGTCTTCATAAACTCACTATTGAAGAATTTTCTTTCAGGAATAATGATATCATTTTCCGTCATGTAAACTACCGCCCGACTACTCAACAGAAAATACAGAAAGCGATGGTTTTTTCTGCACCTTCTCTCATTTTGCGAAATGTAAATCTTGAAGCATTATTAAAGAAAAAGCTAGTTGCTGATCAGGCTGAGCTGCTAAAACCAGTAATAATTATTGATCAGAAAAAAAGAACTACAGATCAAAAAACCAGATCAAAAATTGTAAAAGATAAAAAAAACACCAGCTTTTTTCTGACATTGCATCAGATGAAAGAGATGATCAATGTAGATCAATTAGTAATATTAGATGGTACAATCAATTACAACATTTCGTCTAAAAGCCACATTGCTCTTCATGCGAAAAATTTAAATGCCAAAATTATCCTCAATAAAACGCTTAAAAGTGATTCTTTAGTAGATATCAAGCACTCTATCCACAAGCTGGAAATTGGTGATATTTATTTGAGATCAGACAAATTTCTGTTGAATATCAATAACTATAAATTCGCTGGACTTTACCGGGAAAACTGGGCAAAAAACTTAAAATTTCAACAAAACAAGAATGCTGTAGAAGCAAAAAATATTTATTGGAAAGCATTCGACTGGGATCTTTTCCAAAAATCTGAAATTATAAAAGTAGATTCTTTATACATTAATACGCTTATCTCTGATATAAACAATAGCCCTAAGAAAACAGTTTCCCGACATAAAAAGAATCTGCCGCCCATTCGTGTTGCTAAAATGAAGATTGATAAATTTTTATTTAGCAGAAAAACAGCAAAGGATTTCATAGGATTTTCAGGAAATAATATCTCAGTTACGGATGTACGATCCCACGCCAATTATTTTACCTGGAAAGATGTGAGTTTAGATATCTCAAACTTCAGACTGCTGGGAGAACACGCAAAAGGAAATATTGCGAAAATTTATATTAAAAACAACTTGGGAAGCATACATGATTTAAGTTTCATTTCTAATTCAGATAAAGGATTTCAAAAAATTTCTTTGCCCGCACTTTTTTTCAATGGAAAATTCAATTCTACCAAACCGGAAGTCATTGCTTTTGAATCAGTGTCTGCTGATAAAGGTCAAATTGAAATTTACGCAAAAGGGAAAAGCAACTCCCAATCGTTTCATGTACCGAGAACACCCGTACAGATTAAATCATTAGAAATCAACAACTTAAATATCAACTATATTAAACAAAAAAACGAAGAATTATTTAAATATAAAGGTGTAGTAAATCTGGCAGCGCAAAATATAAGAAGTTTTAATGAAAATTCACAGATGTTAAAATCTGATGATCTACGCATCACAGTACTGAACTCAAATGTAGATGGTGAAAAATTTCAATTGAATGTTCCAAAATTATCGCTCCATTTAAACGGATGGAATGTATTTCGTAAAAATGATCTGACAACAATTTCTTCCAGTGTACTTGTTGATTGGTCTGGCGCATCATTTAAATTTCAAAAAGACAGCATGCGTTTACAGGCAAATGGTAATTCCGGTAGTTTTGTTGATAATGAATTTCTCTTTAACGAAGCGACGAGATTTAACATAGAAAAAATCTTGCAAAAGGTTAATTTTAAAGGTGGGAAAATTGTTTACAAAAATGCTGCAATTACGGCAGACATTGAAAAGTACGGTTGGAATTCGTCAAAAAACACATTCAATTTAACTAATTTAAATTTGCATCCTGTTATCAGTAGAGAAATATTTTTTAAAAACTCAAAATTTCAGGATAATTATCTTGAATTACAAGGTGACTCTATATCCTTATCACTTGCAAAGGCAGGCCGCTTTTCGAAAGATTCTGCGATCTCATTGAAGAAAATCACTCTGGACGGCCTTCATGTGATCGTGTCAAGAGACAAAACTCTACCCAGAAAACCTGCAGCACACAAATTAATGCCTACTCAATTAATAAGTTCAATAAAACAACCTTTTTCCGTTGATACCATTTCGTTAAAAAATAACTCTGTCGTTTACAAAGAGTTTGAAGTAAAGTCGAAAGCTTGGAGTGAGATCCCATTTTCTTCTTTAAATGGAAATATCATTAATCTAAGCAATCAGGCAAGCCGAAAAGATAGCCTGGAACTGAATATTAGCGGTAATTTATTTCGATCTGATATCAAACGCTTTTCATATAAAGAATCTTATGCTGATTCGCTGGCGGGATTCGTTGCAAATGTTCATTTTACGGGAATTGATCTAAGAGAATTCAGCAATATTTCTCGTCCAATGGGCTCATTAGACATAAGTTCCGGATATGCTGATAACTTATACAGCAGCTGGTCGGGAAATCAATATGCAGCAACCGGAACTATGAATTTCAGTTATAATCAATTAAAAGTAAAATTTCTAAATCCGGAAGGTAAAAACGGTTGGCATTTATCGTCAAAGGTAAAAACATTTGCTGCCAACTTAATAATTCCTAATAGTCATCACAAATCATCGATGATGTTTGTAGAGCGTGATGCTAACAAATTTGTTTTTAACTACTGGATCAAAATGCAGATTAGTGGTATTATGTCAACATTTGGTTTAAAAAGCGATAAAAAATATCAGAAAAAATATAATGAGAATCACGAGCGTTATGGCCTGCCAAGAATCAACCCTACAATTTCAAACGATTAA
- a CDS encoding aspartate kinase gives MKIFKFGGASVKDAESVKNVSMVLKSQGFEKCLLVISAMGKTTNELEKVVELYFKKEDYQTETEKIKHKHTEIAKGLFNDDHSVFGEINLFFDDIVSFLRRNKSPNYNFVYDQVVSCGEMISTKIVSEYLNDIQFTNQWLDARDYIKTDDSYRDGIVNWQKTEEFIATLNPSINYVTQGFIGSDDNNFTVTLGREGSDYSAAIFAYCLNANAMTIWKDVPGVMTGDPRKFKDVSLLSNISYEEAIEMAYYGASIIHPKTLQPLQQKNIPFYVKSFVDPTKDGTKVGASEKNQSEESYILKENQTLLKISTRDFSFIAEDHMSLVFGYLSKYKIKVSLMQNSAISLALCLEDKFLKIDELNKELQKVFETDVIKNVSLFTVRNAKIENIGKFYQEKSVLLEQIAKNTLQMVTQ, from the coding sequence ATGAAAATTTTCAAGTTTGGTGGAGCTTCGGTGAAAGATGCCGAAAGTGTAAAAAATGTATCCATGGTTTTAAAAAGCCAGGGATTTGAAAAATGTCTGCTTGTCATCTCGGCAATGGGTAAAACTACTAACGAGCTGGAAAAAGTAGTAGAACTTTATTTTAAAAAAGAAGACTACCAAACTGAAACTGAAAAGATAAAACACAAACATACCGAAATTGCAAAAGGCCTTTTCAACGACGATCATTCAGTATTTGGTGAGATCAATCTTTTTTTTGATGACATCGTATCATTTTTAAGAAGAAATAAATCACCCAACTACAACTTTGTATACGATCAGGTAGTAAGTTGTGGCGAAATGATCTCTACTAAAATTGTAAGTGAATATTTGAATGATATTCAGTTTACCAACCAATGGCTTGATGCCAGAGATTATATAAAAACAGACGATTCTTACAGAGACGGTATCGTTAACTGGCAGAAAACAGAAGAATTTATTGCGACTTTAAATCCTTCAATTAATTATGTGACTCAGGGTTTTATAGGTTCTGACGACAATAATTTCACAGTAACGCTGGGAAGAGAGGGCTCAGATTACTCTGCTGCAATTTTCGCCTATTGTTTGAATGCCAACGCGATGACGATATGGAAAGATGTTCCGGGAGTGATGACAGGCGATCCCAGAAAGTTTAAAGACGTTTCTCTGCTTTCTAACATTTCGTATGAGGAAGCAATTGAAATGGCTTACTACGGTGCGAGCATCATTCACCCAAAAACATTACAGCCTTTACAACAGAAAAACATTCCGTTTTATGTGAAATCTTTCGTAGATCCTACCAAAGACGGAACAAAAGTGGGCGCTTCTGAGAAAAACCAAAGTGAAGAATCATATATCTTAAAAGAAAATCAAACATTACTGAAAATCTCAACAAGAGATTTTTCCTTCATTGCAGAAGACCATATGAGTCTAGTTTTCGGATATTTATCTAAATATAAAATTAAAGTTTCTCTGATGCAGAACTCTGCAATTTCGTTAGCTTTATGCTTAGAAGATAAATTTTTAAAAATAGATGAGCTTAATAAAGAGCTTCAAAAAGTATTTGAAACCGATGTCATAAAAAATGTATCTTTATTTACGGTGAGAAATGCAAAAATTGAAAACATCGGGAAATTTTACCAGGAAAAAAGTGTATTATTGGAGCAGATTGCCAAAAATACCCTTCAAATGGTAACACAATAA
- a CDS encoding lysophospholipid acyltransferase family protein codes for MSLISKNDLIKASGLNRLGFLKNPIASAVMSLTKINEVNRLYDKLRYKEGKDFFDSFVRERNLSYIAFAEDLAKIPKTGPFILVSNHPLGAIDGILMCKVLSEVRPDFKVMGNFLLEKIEPMEPYVIPVNPFEGKKEIRNSSTGMRETLKHLKNGGCVGIFPAGEVSNKNNPYGEILDKEWEKPALKLIKMAKVPVVPMYFHAKNSTLFYQVSKIHPNLQTLLLPAEMMNDREKPIRIRIGKPITVKAMDDMETIEELGEFLRRKVYMMKSYYEKRKSLAQAINLKNLSLKFQLLREENIVQNIIDETPKEDILKDISKLKGTDKMLFSNGNYEIYFTTYDQIPSIMREIGRQRELTFRAVGEGSNLPFDLDEYDKHYHHLFLWDNAAEKLAGAYRMALGKDVMKKSGIKGFYTSSLFEFEQDIHPFFKKVIEMGRAYICEEYQQKPLPLFLLWRGIVHVCLRNPDHKFLMGGVSISNKFSEFSKSLMIEFMRSNYYDSAVAQYITPRNEYKVKLRDRDKNLFFDEMESDLNKLDKIIDDLEPELRLPVLIKKYIKQNAKVIAFNVDPNFNDAIDGLMYIRISDLPESTIKPVLEEMSEQIRKEQENNTPENQ; via the coding sequence ATGAGTTTAATTTCGAAAAATGATTTAATCAAAGCCTCCGGACTCAACAGACTGGGATTTCTCAAGAATCCTATAGCGTCTGCAGTGATGAGCCTTACCAAAATAAATGAAGTAAACAGACTGTATGATAAACTGAGATATAAAGAAGGCAAAGATTTTTTCGACTCATTTGTGAGAGAACGTAACCTGAGTTATATCGCGTTCGCTGAAGATCTGGCTAAAATACCAAAAACAGGACCGTTCATATTGGTTTCGAATCATCCGCTAGGCGCCATTGACGGAATATTGATGTGCAAGGTTTTGTCTGAAGTGCGACCGGATTTTAAAGTGATGGGGAATTTCCTTTTAGAGAAAATAGAACCTATGGAGCCTTATGTAATTCCTGTAAATCCTTTCGAAGGAAAGAAAGAAATACGCAACAGCTCCACGGGAATGCGCGAAACTTTAAAACATCTTAAAAATGGTGGCTGTGTAGGAATTTTCCCGGCAGGAGAAGTTTCTAACAAAAATAATCCTTATGGAGAAATTCTGGATAAAGAGTGGGAAAAACCGGCTTTAAAGCTTATCAAAATGGCAAAAGTTCCGGTAGTTCCTATGTATTTTCATGCAAAAAACAGCACTCTTTTTTATCAGGTTTCAAAAATTCATCCAAATCTACAGACGTTACTCCTTCCTGCTGAAATGATGAATGACCGTGAAAAACCTATCAGAATAAGAATAGGAAAACCCATCACGGTAAAAGCGATGGACGATATGGAGACCATCGAAGAACTGGGAGAATTCTTAAGACGTAAGGTTTATATGATGAAATCTTATTACGAAAAAAGAAAATCTCTGGCACAGGCTATCAATCTGAAAAATTTATCTTTAAAATTTCAGTTGCTACGTGAAGAAAATATCGTTCAGAATATTATCGATGAAACTCCCAAAGAAGACATTCTAAAAGATATCAGTAAACTGAAAGGCACAGACAAGATGCTCTTCAGCAATGGTAACTACGAGATCTATTTTACAACCTACGATCAAATTCCTTCAATAATGCGGGAAATTGGAAGACAGCGCGAACTTACGTTCCGGGCGGTGGGTGAAGGAAGTAATTTACCTTTTGATCTGGATGAATACGATAAACATTACCATCATCTTTTCCTCTGGGACAATGCGGCAGAAAAACTTGCAGGTGCTTACAGAATGGCTTTGGGTAAGGATGTGATGAAGAAATCCGGAATTAAAGGATTTTATACCAGTTCATTATTTGAGTTTGAACAGGATATCCATCCGTTCTTTAAAAAAGTGATTGAGATGGGCAGAGCATATATCTGTGAAGAATATCAGCAGAAACCGCTTCCTCTTTTCCTCTTGTGGAGAGGAATTGTACATGTCTGCCTGAGAAATCCTGATCATAAATTCCTGATGGGAGGTGTAAGTATTTCAAATAAATTTTCGGAGTTTTCTAAGTCGCTGATGATTGAATTTATGCGTTCAAATTATTACGATTCTGCTGTTGCACAGTATATTACACCGAGAAATGAATATAAGGTAAAACTTCGCGACAGAGATAAAAATTTGTTTTTTGACGAAATGGAATCTGATCTAAATAAACTTGATAAAATTATTGACGATCTGGAACCTGAATTGAGGCTACCCGTATTAATTAAAAAATACATCAAACAAAATGCAAAAGTAATTGCGTTCAATGTTGATCCGAATTTCAATGATGCTATTGACGGATTAATGTATATCAGAATAAGTGACCTGCCTGAAAGCACGATAAAACCTGTATTGGAGGAGATGAGCGAGCAAATAAGAAAGGAGCAGGAAAATAATACTCCTGAAAATCAGTAA
- a CDS encoding phosphatase PAP2 family protein translates to MKKKLFCLSLSIFPFVLHYAQDSLEVQKISPIIEQQDSKVRKPFFQREWVKMSTAPVLLFGASGATWGERKNIREIRNRYIPTFKVGYDNYLQYAPAATVYGLKLAGVKGRNNIGRATLSYAASIGIMAVIVNSLKYTAKVERPDGSSKNSFPSGHTSMAFTNASFLHKEYGVVSPGYSIGGYGAAAITGLGRNLNNRHWISDVLAGAGIGILSSELGYFFIDKIYKNKGDNIGMLADLEGNGNPSFVSLKVGSALSTTNFLKESELTDKKEVGFEAGIEGAYFFSKKWGVGGDFSFSSFPINPTRFPLDGDIGSFDITTESLGFLNFGIGPYFSHEISDNFNVVLKATAGYSSGASGKIFVKSEIFDLPTDEFQVAEYKPSSSFRWNTGAALTYKFNPELGVTLYADYNQTQSSISYHFNDIIQNDQDMADNLNNDISREKIEYMSVGLKLTAYF, encoded by the coding sequence ATGAAAAAAAAACTATTTTGTTTATCGCTGAGTATCTTTCCGTTTGTACTTCACTATGCGCAGGATTCTCTTGAAGTTCAAAAAATATCACCAATTATTGAGCAACAGGATTCTAAAGTGAGAAAACCTTTTTTCCAAAGGGAATGGGTAAAAATGTCTACGGCACCAGTATTACTATTCGGTGCTTCGGGTGCGACTTGGGGAGAGAGAAAAAATATTCGTGAAATTAGAAATCGATATATTCCTACCTTTAAAGTAGGTTATGATAATTATCTTCAGTATGCTCCGGCTGCAACCGTATACGGACTAAAGCTTGCAGGAGTAAAGGGAAGAAATAATATTGGAAGAGCTACATTGTCGTATGCTGCCAGTATCGGGATCATGGCTGTGATTGTAAATTCCTTAAAATATACTGCAAAAGTAGAACGCCCCGATGGTTCGAGTAAAAACTCTTTTCCGTCCGGACATACTTCGATGGCATTTACCAATGCGAGTTTTCTTCACAAAGAATATGGTGTAGTAAGCCCCGGATACAGTATTGGTGGATATGGCGCGGCTGCTATTACTGGGTTGGGTAGAAATTTAAACAACAGGCACTGGATCTCTGATGTGTTGGCCGGAGCCGGAATAGGAATACTTTCCTCAGAATTAGGATATTTTTTTATTGATAAGATTTATAAAAATAAAGGTGACAATATCGGAATGTTAGCTGATTTGGAAGGAAATGGCAATCCATCTTTCGTATCTCTAAAAGTAGGGTCAGCCTTATCAACAACAAACTTTTTAAAAGAGTCTGAACTTACTGATAAAAAAGAAGTCGGTTTCGAAGCGGGTATTGAGGGAGCGTATTTTTTTTCCAAGAAATGGGGAGTTGGAGGAGACTTCAGTTTCAGCAGTTTTCCCATAAACCCAACAAGATTTCCGTTAGACGGAGATATTGGGAGCTTTGACATCACCACAGAATCTTTAGGATTTTTAAATTTTGGAATTGGTCCTTATTTCTCTCACGAAATATCTGATAATTTTAATGTCGTATTAAAAGCTACAGCTGGATATTCTTCAGGAGCAAGCGGAAAGATTTTTGTTAAAAGTGAAATTTTTGACTTGCCGACAGATGAATTTCAAGTGGCAGAATATAAACCATCCAGCAGTTTCAGATGGAATACCGGTGCGGCATTAACGTACAAATTTAACCCGGAGTTGGGAGTAACGCTTTATGCAGACTACAACCAGACCCAATCAAGTATTAGCTACCATTTCAATGATATTATTCAAAATGATCAGGATATGGCAGATAATTTAAACAACGATATTTCTCGTGAAAAAATAGAATACATGAGCGTGGGTCTAAAATTGACTGCATATTTTTAA
- the fbp gene encoding class 1 fructose-bisphosphatase encodes MSDQPLQTLGEFLIDKQEDFQYSTGEFSRLLSAIRLASKVVNREVNKAGIVDITGAAGNQNIQGEEQQKLDVIANDIFITALSQREVVCGIASEENDDFIDIKCGENGHLSKYVVLIDPLDGSSNIDVNVSVGTIFSIYRRVTEPGTPVELQDFLQKGINQIAAGYVIYGSSTMIVYTTGNGVNGFTLDPSLGTYYLSHPNMMFPKTGKIYSINEGNYIKFPQGVKNYLKYCQMEEGDRPYTSRYIGSLVADFHRNMLKGGIYMYPSYSQAPNGKLRLLYECNPMAFLAEQAGAKATDGFRRIMEIEPTELHQRIPFFCGSVDMVEKAEEFMRIDSVK; translated from the coding sequence ATGTCAGATCAACCATTACAGACCTTAGGAGAATTTTTAATTGATAAACAGGAAGATTTCCAGTATTCTACGGGAGAATTTTCGCGTCTTCTAAGTGCAATAAGACTGGCGTCAAAAGTAGTCAACAGAGAAGTTAATAAGGCCGGAATTGTAGATATCACGGGAGCAGCCGGGAATCAGAATATTCAGGGCGAAGAGCAGCAAAAGCTAGATGTTATAGCGAATGATATCTTTATTACAGCTTTGTCACAAAGAGAAGTTGTCTGCGGAATTGCATCAGAAGAAAACGATGATTTTATTGATATCAAATGTGGAGAAAATGGTCATTTAAGCAAATATGTTGTTTTAATTGATCCTCTTGACGGTTCTTCTAACATCGATGTCAACGTTTCTGTAGGTACTATTTTTTCGATCTACAGAAGAGTTACTGAACCTGGAACACCTGTCGAGCTTCAAGATTTTTTACAGAAAGGAATTAATCAGATTGCTGCAGGATACGTAATCTACGGTTCTTCTACAATGATTGTTTATACCACTGGAAATGGTGTTAACGGATTTACACTAGATCCTTCTCTGGGAACTTACTATTTGTCTCACCCCAATATGATGTTCCCGAAAACAGGAAAAATTTACTCGATTAACGAAGGAAATTACATCAAATTTCCTCAGGGAGTAAAAAATTATCTTAAATATTGCCAGATGGAAGAAGGCGACAGACCATATACGTCAAGATATATTGGGTCCTTAGTTGCTGATTTTCACAGAAATATGCTGAAAGGTGGAATATATATGTACCCATCATACTCACAAGCTCCCAATGGAAAGTTGAGGTTGCTTTATGAGTGCAATCCTATGGCGTTCTTAGCCGAGCAGGCAGGTGCAAAAGCTACAGATGGTTTCAGAAGAATAATGGAAATCGAACCAACAGAACTTCACCAGAGAATACCTTTTTTCTGCGGAAGTGTAGACATGGTAGAAAAAGCAGAAGAGTTTATGCGAATTGACAGCGTAAAATAA